A window of the Euzebya pacifica genome harbors these coding sequences:
- a CDS encoding nitroreductase family protein — protein MTPIEPTSAPLPPAVMRPLDFQRSDETTMLATAARLRAIMATRRSVRSFSPDPVPRELVEAALEIASSAPSGAHRQPWTFVVVADPEERSRIREAAEEEERAFYTDRAPQEWLRALAPLGTDDVKTHLTDAPWLVVMFRHRWTVGPDGSRSKNYYSSESCGIAAGFLIAALHQVGLATLPHTPSPMGFLSEILQRPEHEQPYLVLPVGYPAADAVVPDIARKPLDEVVVWR, from the coding sequence ATGACGCCGATCGAGCCCACCTCCGCTCCCCTGCCCCCCGCTGTGATGCGCCCCCTCGACTTCCAGCGGTCCGACGAGACGACCATGCTGGCCACGGCGGCTCGCCTGCGGGCGATCATGGCCACCCGACGGTCGGTGCGGTCCTTCTCCCCCGACCCCGTGCCCCGCGAGCTGGTCGAGGCGGCGCTGGAGATCGCCTCCTCGGCTCCGTCGGGGGCACATCGCCAGCCGTGGACGTTCGTGGTGGTCGCCGACCCCGAGGAACGAAGCCGCATCCGGGAGGCGGCCGAGGAGGAGGAACGGGCCTTCTACACCGACCGGGCCCCACAGGAGTGGCTGCGGGCACTCGCGCCGCTGGGCACCGACGACGTCAAGACCCACCTGACCGACGCCCCGTGGCTGGTTGTGATGTTCCGCCACCGCTGGACCGTCGGGCCCGACGGCAGCCGCTCGAAGAACTACTACTCCAGCGAGTCCTGCGGCATCGCGGCGGGCTTCCTGATCGCCGCACTGCACCAGGTGGGGCTCGCCACCCTGCCGCACACCCCGAGCCCCATGGGGTTCCTCAGCGAGATCCTCCAGCGGCCCGAGCACGAGCAGCCCTACCTCGTCCTGCCCGTCGGCTATCCGGCCGCCGACGCGGTCGTGCCCGACATCGCGCGCAAGCCGCTGGACGAGGTCGTCGTCTGGCGCTGA
- a CDS encoding DUF4349 domain-containing protein encodes MDHTPTQLPHHRRATTRRRRWTVRRSAAIAVLLLLLAGACSSDESGDDSAVESVAEGREDSVESADADFGFGDEAEVAEEGAAAPAEPGATTDVADSSTDDAPTGPVSVPDTATTGERIIKEGTVTLEVEPGFFDTAFGQVIARAQALGGHVSGSSSSTDTEGLVQGQVTVRVPVRSFEDLLTAVGEAGDIVDRNVTSQDVSEEFTDLESRRRNLRAQEGFYLGLLADATNVSDAIAIQQQLEDIQRRIEEITGRLNLLADRSSFSTLTVRIHERGADAVEEVVEDGPQLGTYVETARNTLIDVIGGLLVIATVLLPFLLLGLGVWAIVRTVRRRRPPVTAQPYVHPVAPPAAPEEERVPEPQG; translated from the coding sequence ATGGACCACACCCCCACCCAGCTGCCCCACCACCGCCGGGCCACGACTCGACGCCGACGGTGGACCGTCCGACGGTCGGCCGCCATCGCCGTGCTCCTGCTCCTCCTCGCCGGCGCCTGCTCCTCCGACGAATCGGGCGACGACAGCGCGGTGGAGTCGGTGGCCGAAGGCCGCGAGGACTCCGTCGAGTCCGCTGACGCCGACTTCGGGTTCGGCGACGAGGCGGAGGTTGCGGAGGAGGGGGCCGCTGCCCCCGCCGAACCGGGCGCCACCACCGACGTCGCCGACAGCTCCACCGACGACGCGCCGACCGGCCCCGTGAGCGTCCCCGACACCGCCACGACCGGTGAACGGATCATCAAGGAGGGCACGGTGACCCTCGAGGTCGAACCCGGCTTCTTCGACACCGCCTTCGGCCAGGTCATCGCCCGGGCCCAGGCGCTCGGTGGCCACGTCTCCGGGTCCTCCTCCTCCACCGACACCGAGGGGCTGGTCCAGGGACAGGTGACCGTCCGCGTCCCCGTCCGCAGCTTCGAGGACCTGCTGACCGCCGTGGGCGAGGCAGGCGACATCGTGGACCGCAACGTGACCAGCCAGGACGTCAGCGAGGAGTTCACCGACCTGGAGTCCCGCCGGCGCAACCTTCGTGCCCAGGAGGGCTTCTACCTCGGCCTGCTGGCCGACGCGACGAACGTCTCGGATGCCATCGCCATCCAGCAGCAGCTGGAGGACATCCAGCGACGCATCGAGGAGATCACCGGCCGGCTGAACCTGCTGGCCGACCGCTCGTCGTTCTCCACCCTGACGGTACGCATCCACGAGCGGGGCGCCGACGCGGTCGAGGAGGTCGTCGAGGACGGACCCCAGCTGGGCACCTACGTCGAGACGGCGCGCAACACCCTGATCGACGTGATCGGCGGGCTCCTCGTGATCGCCACGGTCCTGCTGCCCTTCCTCCTCCTCGGGCTGGGTGTCTGGGCGATCGTCCGCACCGTGCGTCGTCGGCGGCCGCCGGTCACCGCACAGCCCTACGTCCACCCGGTGGCGCCGCCGGCCGCACCGGAGGAGGAGCGGGTGCCCGAACCGCAGGGCTGA
- a CDS encoding RNA polymerase sigma factor, with protein MTALLPPQRGSTFAEALLGDQDALDELLRRHRASVEAVCFRRLRSRTDAEDAVQETMVRGMRSLQHVDDPARLKSYLCRIAERVCLDMLRAGAKAMPYVVEDVLDSSDGTDEPETVALERERARLVHETLRALSERQATALWMRDALGEPVPVVAERLGVTEGSARVLLTRARAKMRDGWAKVAALLPGAGIKFPVFAAKAAHVGPLAIPAAVPALVLVAVVAAITPAAFDALQDGDDQSIRMSSGSVATKGDATRPSAPMEFGSTPTPTTDVLVTSTPPSTSSVGGSTAPSPSSGQARPAVDVGVASVGREPDTGEDDPVTVGDADLLEVGAGLGEQVEAFVQETGLPDLLGGGR; from the coding sequence GTGACCGCCCTTCTCCCGCCGCAGCGGGGCTCCACCTTCGCCGAGGCGCTCCTGGGTGATCAGGACGCGCTCGACGAGCTGCTCCGACGGCACCGCGCGTCCGTCGAGGCGGTGTGCTTCCGGCGCCTGCGCTCGCGCACCGACGCCGAGGACGCGGTGCAGGAGACCATGGTGCGGGGGATGCGGTCACTGCAGCACGTCGATGACCCGGCACGGCTGAAGAGCTACCTGTGCCGCATCGCCGAACGCGTCTGCCTCGACATGCTTCGGGCCGGCGCCAAGGCGATGCCCTACGTGGTGGAGGACGTGCTCGACAGCTCCGACGGCACCGACGAGCCCGAGACGGTGGCGCTCGAGCGCGAGCGGGCCCGGCTGGTCCACGAGACCCTTCGTGCCCTCAGCGAACGGCAGGCCACGGCCCTGTGGATGCGCGACGCCCTCGGCGAACCGGTCCCGGTCGTCGCCGAACGGCTCGGTGTCACCGAAGGATCCGCGCGGGTCCTGCTGACGCGCGCCAGGGCCAAGATGCGCGATGGCTGGGCCAAGGTGGCCGCGTTGCTCCCCGGCGCCGGCATCAAGTTCCCGGTGTTCGCCGCGAAGGCCGCCCACGTCGGCCCGCTGGCCATCCCGGCCGCCGTTCCGGCGCTGGTGCTGGTCGCGGTCGTGGCCGCCATCACCCCGGCGGCCTTCGACGCCCTGCAGGACGGGGACGACCAGTCGATCCGCATGTCCTCCGGCAGCGTCGCCACCAAGGGCGACGCCACCCGGCCCTCGGCGCCCATGGAGTTCGGGTCGACCCCGACCCCGACCACGGACGTCCTGGTGACCAGCACGCCACCCAGCACGTCCTCCGTTGGGGGATCCACGGCGCCGTCGCCGTCGTCGGGGCAGGCGCGACCGGCGGTCGATGTCGGCGTCGCGTCGGTCGGACGCGAACCCGACACCGGAGAGGACGACCCGGTCACCGTCGGCGACGCCGATCTGCTGGAGGTCGGGGCCGGACTCGGTGAACAGGTCGAGGCGTTCGTCCAGGAGACGGGCCTCCCGGATCTGCTCGGCGGCGGCCGCTGA
- a CDS encoding sigma-70 family RNA polymerase sigma factor, which translates to MTTSTHTSHDDLAVAARAGDDHAFRLLVERFRPMVRAMARERFIPGGDHDDLVQEGMVGLWHAIRDFNPAAGPFGPFARLCVDRQMWAAVTKANRYRHRVLHDASVYEDWMDIAVSEEDPAVINDSLESVEMLQRHIRATLSDLETQVLQMYAAGASYDDIADRLAMHRKRIDNALQRARRKIAEYRERDLVAV; encoded by the coding sequence GTGACCACGAGCACCCACACGTCCCACGACGACCTTGCCGTGGCGGCCCGGGCTGGCGACGACCACGCGTTCAGGCTGCTGGTGGAGCGCTTCCGTCCGATGGTGCGGGCCATGGCCCGGGAGCGGTTCATCCCCGGTGGCGACCACGACGACCTGGTGCAGGAGGGCATGGTCGGCCTGTGGCACGCCATCCGTGACTTCAACCCCGCCGCCGGCCCGTTCGGCCCCTTCGCCCGCCTGTGCGTCGACCGGCAGATGTGGGCGGCGGTGACCAAGGCGAACCGCTATCGCCATCGGGTCCTGCACGATGCGTCGGTCTACGAGGACTGGATGGACATCGCGGTCTCCGAGGAGGACCCGGCGGTCATCAACGACTCGCTGGAGTCCGTGGAGATGCTGCAGCGCCACATCCGCGCCACCCTCAGCGACCTGGAGACCCAGGTCCTGCAGATGTACGCAGCCGGCGCGTCCTACGACGACATCGCCGACCGGCTCGCGATGCACCGCAAGCGCATCGACAACGCGCTGCAGCGTGCCCGCCGCAAGATCGCGGAGTACCGCGAACGCGACCTCGTCGCCGTCTGA
- a CDS encoding aminotransferase class V-fold PLP-dependent enzyme: MADKAALVARIRDGVIGRDETVIGPYGGRPVVYADYTASGRALDLVEDAIREHVLPKYANTHTESSGTGLQTTRFREDAREIIRRCVGATDEHAVLFCGSGSTGAIDRLVTVLGLRIPEQWADRVEIAPEERPVVFIGPFEHHSNDLPWRESVADVVTIHEDLDGGIDLADLEKALIDHADRPLKIGSFSAASNVTGITSDTRAISRLLHQHGALSFWDFAAAAPYVPIDVAPDDGDSDHYFDAIVISPHKLVGGPGTPGLLVARKDLFTNRVPGVPGGGTVWYVNPDDHHYLDDIEHREEGGTPDIVGAIRAGLVFALKDAVGAEEIRRRETAFITRAIDRWCAHPRIEILGNREHERLSIVSFVVRHGEAGRYLHHNYVVALLNDLFGIQSRGGCSCAGPYGHRLLGIDLDTSRAFEREIGTGCEGIKPGWVRVNFNYFIDEAEFDYVLSAVELVADRGAALLPDYRFDARTGLWRHRAADDRGVERLTDLVIGPDGFAPAHRAPAPTGEVDLSSHLRTAEEILDRGPTVTDPGWPEVTADFEDLRWFPLPAELA, from the coding sequence ATGGCTGACAAGGCAGCGCTGGTTGCGCGCATCCGGGACGGCGTCATCGGACGCGACGAAACGGTCATCGGGCCCTACGGGGGCCGACCCGTCGTGTACGCCGACTACACCGCCTCGGGGCGTGCGCTGGACCTCGTCGAGGACGCCATCCGTGAACACGTCCTGCCGAAGTACGCCAACACCCACACCGAGTCCTCCGGCACCGGCCTGCAGACGACCCGCTTCCGCGAGGACGCCCGCGAGATCATCCGTCGTTGCGTCGGGGCAACCGACGAGCACGCGGTGCTGTTCTGTGGCTCGGGCTCGACCGGCGCGATCGACCGCCTGGTCACCGTGCTCGGCCTGCGCATCCCCGAGCAGTGGGCCGACCGGGTCGAGATCGCCCCGGAGGAGCGACCGGTCGTCTTCATCGGCCCGTTCGAGCACCATTCCAACGACCTGCCGTGGCGCGAGTCGGTCGCCGACGTCGTCACCATCCACGAGGACCTCGACGGCGGCATCGACCTGGCCGACCTCGAGAAGGCCCTGATCGACCATGCCGATCGGCCGCTGAAGATCGGCTCGTTCTCCGCCGCGTCCAACGTGACCGGCATCACCTCCGACACCAGGGCCATCAGCCGGTTGCTGCACCAGCACGGCGCGCTGTCGTTCTGGGACTTCGCGGCCGCCGCGCCCTACGTGCCCATCGACGTGGCGCCCGACGACGGTGACTCCGACCACTACTTCGACGCGATCGTGATCTCGCCGCACAAGCTGGTCGGTGGGCCCGGCACGCCCGGGTTGCTCGTGGCCCGCAAGGACCTGTTCACCAACCGTGTCCCGGGGGTGCCCGGCGGCGGGACGGTCTGGTACGTCAACCCCGACGACCACCACTACCTCGACGACATCGAGCACCGCGAGGAGGGGGGTACCCCCGACATCGTCGGGGCCATCCGTGCCGGCCTGGTGTTCGCCCTCAAGGACGCCGTCGGGGCGGAGGAGATCCGCCGTCGCGAGACCGCCTTCATCACCCGCGCCATCGACCGCTGGTGTGCCCACCCTCGCATCGAGATCCTGGGCAACCGTGAGCACGAACGGCTGTCGATCGTCTCCTTCGTGGTCCGCCACGGCGAGGCCGGCCGCTACTTGCACCACAACTACGTCGTGGCGTTGCTCAACGACCTGTTCGGCATCCAGTCACGTGGCGGCTGCTCGTGTGCAGGCCCCTACGGGCACCGGCTGCTCGGCATCGACCTGGACACCTCGCGTGCGTTCGAACGCGAGATCGGCACGGGCTGTGAGGGCATCAAGCCCGGCTGGGTCCGGGTCAACTTCAACTACTTCATCGACGAGGCCGAGTTCGACTACGTCCTGTCGGCGGTCGAGCTCGTCGCCGACCGCGGCGCGGCGCTGCTGCCCGACTACCGCTTCGACGCCCGCACGGGGCTGTGGCGGCACCGTGCTGCCGATGACCGAGGTGTGGAGCGGCTGACCGACCTGGTGATCGGCCCGGACGGCTTCGCGCCGGCACATCGCGCCCCTGCGCCGACGGGTGAGGTCGACCTGTCGTCCCACCTGCGGACCGCCGAGGAGATCCTCGACCGAGGGCCGACGGTGACCGACCCCGGATGGCCCGAGGTGACCGCCGACTTCGAGGACCTTCGCTGGTTCCCGTTGCCGGCAGAGCTGGCCTGA
- a CDS encoding cell wall-binding repeat-containing protein gives MTRVTSVLVSTLALLLGLLAAPAVAQTPEPPDYVIADPAFEALPGAEAFAGTIDTDGAEHAYRIEVPDDWNGTLVLYAHGFVGPQQEELVVQDPPLRPLFVQQGIAWAASSYAANGYVIDGPVDQTQDLADRFAELTGGDAPTATIIHGFSMGGHITGVALERYPDAYVGALPACGVMGDVELFEYFTDVNLVAGALAGVEVPVPGGLPFLGGPAQQISAALGLQTGLATPAGVQYADVVEALSGGERPTFEESLTFWNTLAAVDLDGEDGDAPTVPFLQALYGNALSAGIPTPVGVEGVYDNAGTIYGFPNATSAEPSPQEQALNAAVARVTNDGEAPFPTIDGTPQVPTLSLHTTGDLFVPLLNQVVYAEEVEANGLSDNLVQRTVRAPGHCDFTAEELGGAFVDLLTWIQTGTAPAGEALIDPAVRADRSLGCAFTSETRAGMPPCEVPVADVLLGGDPVATAIAVTSARTSATTAVLARSDAYADALTGSALAGALGAPLLLNPVESLDPTVLAELQRLGVTDVVLLGGTAALSAAVEQALGDADIQTSRVAGTNRFGTAGAVAGAIAEATGTPTDVFVADGGDFPDAVGVAGLAAFLGQPILLVETDRMPTETTEAMAALGGPAVTVLGGVDAVSAEVAGDAPRLAGDTRYGTSAAVIDASRNAGLRINQPWVATGETFADALVAGPAAAAAGQVMVLVDGGDLEASAETTAVLEGLSGLAQGLTVVTSGEVSDGAIIALETAVRPGEG, from the coding sequence ATGACCAGAGTCACTTCAGTCCTCGTGTCCACGCTCGCGCTGCTGCTCGGCCTGCTCGCCGCACCCGCCGTCGCCCAGACGCCCGAGCCCCCCGACTACGTCATCGCCGACCCCGCCTTCGAGGCCCTGCCCGGCGCCGAGGCGTTCGCCGGCACCATCGACACCGACGGCGCCGAGCACGCCTACCGCATCGAGGTGCCCGACGACTGGAACGGCACCCTCGTGCTGTACGCCCACGGCTTCGTCGGCCCCCAGCAGGAGGAACTGGTCGTCCAGGACCCGCCGCTGCGTCCGTTGTTCGTGCAGCAGGGCATCGCCTGGGCCGCCTCCAGCTACGCCGCCAACGGCTACGTCATCGACGGCCCCGTCGACCAGACCCAGGACCTCGCCGACCGCTTCGCCGAGTTGACCGGCGGCGACGCGCCCACCGCCACGATCATCCACGGGTTCTCCATGGGCGGGCACATCACCGGTGTCGCGCTGGAGCGCTACCCCGACGCCTACGTGGGTGCCCTGCCCGCCTGCGGCGTGATGGGCGATGTCGAGCTGTTCGAGTACTTCACCGACGTCAACCTCGTCGCCGGTGCCCTGGCGGGTGTCGAGGTGCCCGTGCCGGGTGGCCTGCCGTTCCTCGGCGGCCCCGCCCAGCAGATCTCCGCGGCACTCGGGCTGCAGACCGGCCTGGCCACACCTGCAGGTGTGCAGTACGCCGATGTCGTGGAGGCGCTCAGCGGCGGCGAGCGACCCACCTTCGAGGAGTCCCTGACCTTCTGGAACACCCTCGCCGCCGTCGACCTCGACGGTGAGGACGGTGACGCCCCGACGGTGCCGTTCCTGCAGGCCCTCTACGGCAACGCCCTGTCGGCGGGCATCCCCACCCCCGTCGGGGTCGAAGGCGTCTACGACAACGCCGGGACCATCTACGGGTTCCCCAACGCCACCAGCGCCGAGCCGTCCCCCCAGGAGCAGGCCCTCAACGCCGCCGTGGCCAGGGTGACCAACGACGGCGAGGCCCCGTTCCCGACCATCGACGGCACGCCGCAGGTGCCCACCCTGTCGTTGCACACCACCGGCGACCTGTTCGTGCCGCTCCTCAACCAGGTCGTCTACGCCGAGGAGGTCGAGGCGAACGGCCTGTCGGACAACCTCGTCCAGCGGACCGTCCGGGCTCCGGGCCACTGCGACTTCACCGCCGAGGAGCTCGGCGGCGCGTTCGTGGACCTGCTGACGTGGATCCAGACCGGCACGGCACCCGCAGGCGAGGCCCTGATCGACCCGGCGGTCCGCGCCGACCGGTCGCTTGGCTGCGCGTTCACCTCCGAGACGCGGGCGGGCATGCCTCCCTGCGAGGTCCCGGTCGCCGACGTCCTCCTCGGCGGCGACCCGGTGGCCACCGCCATCGCGGTCACGTCGGCGCGCACATCGGCGACCACCGCGGTGCTGGCCCGGTCCGACGCCTACGCCGACGCGCTGACCGGATCGGCGCTGGCAGGTGCCCTCGGTGCACCGCTCCTGCTGAACCCCGTCGAGTCGCTGGACCCGACCGTCCTGGCCGAGCTCCAGCGCCTCGGCGTCACCGACGTCGTGCTCCTCGGTGGGACCGCGGCCCTGTCCGCAGCGGTCGAGCAGGCCCTGGGCGACGCCGACATCCAGACCAGCCGGGTGGCGGGCACCAACCGCTTCGGCACCGCCGGGGCGGTGGCTGGCGCGATCGCCGAGGCCACCGGCACGCCCACCGACGTGTTCGTCGCCGACGGCGGGGACTTCCCCGACGCGGTCGGCGTCGCGGGCCTGGCCGCCTTCCTCGGGCAGCCGATCCTGCTGGTGGAGACCGACCGGATGCCGACGGAGACCACCGAGGCGATGGCCGCCCTCGGCGGTCCCGCGGTGACCGTCCTCGGCGGCGTGGACGCGGTGTCGGCCGAGGTGGCCGGCGACGCCCCCCGCCTGGCCGGCGACACCCGGTACGGCACGTCGGCGGCGGTGATCGACGCCTCCCGCAACGCCGGCCTGCGGATCAACCAGCCGTGGGTCGCGACCGGCGAGACCTTCGCCGACGCGCTCGTGGCCGGCCCTGCCGCCGCCGCGGCGGGACAGGTCATGGTGCTCGTCGACGGCGGTGACCTGGAGGCGTCCGCGGAGACGACCGCGGTGCTCGAGGGCCTGTCCGGGCTGGCCCAGGGGCTGACGGTCGTGACCTCCGGCGAGGTGAGCGACGGTGCCATCATCGCGCTGGAGACGGCGGTGCGTCCGGGGGAGGGCTGA
- a CDS encoding CocE/NonD family hydrolase translates to MPKSRILAVLAVLGCLSGLTAPAVAQDDPQAYDRTPGMLETTTGPDETYPVTLDHDVWVPEGASAADPRPAMVIAHGFGNSKDVGEVTTLAAFFAGKGYVVISSTHQGFGQSSGCVALDSVDYDARNVSRLIDLLAARDDVLMDAPGDPRVGMAGGSYGGGHQGLVAATDPRLDAIAPARTWNSLQFSLVPNNLIGDGGTFELEHYEQGVFKSTWSTLFTTVAATQPAMGNGGCDPVTQQTLYPGQAPCPGFDPMVCPIFASLSTTGDVTAEQRAFVARSSVANFTDDVTVPVLLTQGQSDTLFTPVEATATFEALRAAGNDDVFMLWNWGGHGYAPRPGEGEPYSSAYDDSAEAQEAFRATTYANRIGRFFDHYLRGVGHPGPRFSVFRDWVDYTVPTVDDRPVGNADAAYATLGRGPAEPGFAGGAGTSYLLTDDGLVPIGAGPRTVDAPVLSASILNPPNGVPAAHSETPNFTGEGQPGAGRPPSEVPGQHVALDTPPFTAPADVVGIPTLRLHVANSNGQDAVLFTKLYDVGPDGTATLIKRMVAASRIPADRLPGAVEVRLPAVVHRFETGHVARLVVATTDDSYRNAPVADRIALTTTGEDPAVLRLPLVGGDTVGRIAGPDRVATAVALSQEAFGEGREAVLVNADAFPDALTAGPLAATLEGPTLLTSGAALDPRVADDLRRLGVDRVHLVGGTGVLGDAVRASLEDMGIEVVRLAGSNRITTAGVVADRMAAFGGGPAATAIVARADDFADALAAGGLAVVGGGAADRSPVPILLVDDASAGEVARIVQRTTVADAPLVVAGGEQAVSTAAADGLGRAVQRLAGADRYQTAVALAAAATRAGASLDVLLLASGERFPDALAGVPAAAAMGGLVLIVPPDGLEDSSSGAGFLRASAAVADRAALVGGAAVLPEELRSSIAPLLVAIE, encoded by the coding sequence ATGCCGAAGAGCCGAATCCTCGCTGTCCTTGCCGTGCTCGGCTGCCTGTCGGGCCTGACGGCGCCTGCGGTCGCCCAGGACGACCCCCAGGCCTACGACCGCACGCCGGGGATGCTGGAGACCACCACCGGTCCCGACGAGACCTACCCGGTCACCCTCGACCACGACGTGTGGGTCCCCGAGGGCGCGTCGGCCGCCGATCCGCGGCCGGCGATGGTGATCGCCCACGGGTTCGGCAACAGCAAGGACGTCGGCGAGGTCACCACCCTGGCGGCGTTCTTCGCCGGCAAGGGCTACGTGGTGATCTCCAGCACCCACCAGGGCTTCGGCCAGTCGAGCGGCTGTGTGGCGCTGGACTCGGTGGACTACGACGCGCGCAACGTCAGCCGCTTGATCGACCTGCTCGCCGCCCGCGACGACGTGCTGATGGACGCCCCGGGCGACCCGCGCGTCGGGATGGCCGGCGGCTCCTACGGCGGCGGTCACCAGGGCCTGGTCGCCGCCACCGACCCGCGCCTGGACGCGATCGCGCCGGCCCGTACGTGGAACTCCCTGCAGTTCTCGCTGGTGCCCAACAACCTGATCGGCGACGGCGGCACCTTCGAGCTCGAGCACTACGAGCAGGGGGTCTTCAAGTCGACGTGGTCGACGTTGTTCACCACGGTCGCGGCGACCCAGCCGGCGATGGGCAACGGCGGCTGTGACCCGGTGACCCAGCAGACGCTGTACCCGGGACAGGCGCCCTGCCCGGGTTTCGATCCCATGGTGTGCCCGATCTTCGCGAGCCTGTCCACCACCGGTGACGTGACCGCCGAGCAGCGGGCGTTCGTCGCCAGGTCCAGCGTCGCGAACTTCACGGACGACGTGACGGTGCCGGTGCTGCTGACCCAGGGCCAGTCCGACACGTTGTTCACCCCGGTGGAGGCGACCGCGACGTTCGAGGCCCTCCGGGCAGCCGGCAACGACGACGTGTTCATGCTGTGGAACTGGGGCGGCCACGGGTACGCACCACGGCCGGGCGAGGGCGAGCCGTACAGCAGCGCCTACGACGACTCCGCGGAGGCCCAGGAGGCCTTCCGGGCGACGACGTACGCGAACCGGATCGGCCGCTTCTTCGACCACTACCTGCGCGGGGTCGGCCACCCCGGTCCGCGGTTCAGCGTCTTCCGGGACTGGGTCGACTACACCGTCCCGACGGTGGACGACCGTCCCGTCGGCAACGCCGACGCCGCCTACGCCACCCTCGGACGTGGGCCCGCCGAACCCGGATTCGCCGGTGGCGCGGGCACCAGCTACCTGCTGACCGACGACGGGCTCGTCCCGATCGGTGCGGGACCACGCACCGTCGACGCTCCGGTCCTGTCCGCCTCGATCCTCAACCCGCCCAACGGCGTCCCGGCCGCGCACTCCGAGACCCCCAACTTCACCGGGGAGGGGCAGCCGGGCGCCGGCCGGCCACCCTCGGAGGTCCCCGGGCAGCACGTCGCGCTGGACACGCCGCCGTTCACGGCCCCCGCCGACGTGGTGGGCATCCCGACGCTTCGCCTCCACGTCGCCAACAGCAACGGCCAGGACGCCGTGCTGTTCACCAAGCTCTACGACGTGGGCCCCGACGGCACCGCCACGCTGATCAAGCGCATGGTCGCCGCCAGCCGCATCCCCGCGGACCGGCTGCCCGGCGCGGTCGAGGTCCGGCTGCCCGCCGTCGTCCACCGCTTCGAGACCGGGCACGTGGCCCGGTTGGTCGTGGCGACCACCGACGACAGCTACCGCAACGCGCCGGTCGCCGACCGGATCGCCCTGACCACCACCGGGGAGGATCCCGCCGTGCTGCGCCTGCCGCTCGTCGGCGGCGACACCGTCGGACGCATCGCTGGCCCCGACCGGGTGGCCACCGCCGTCGCCCTGTCCCAGGAGGCGTTCGGCGAGGGCCGCGAGGCCGTCCTGGTCAACGCCGACGCGTTCCCCGATGCGCTGACCGCCGGACCGCTGGCGGCCACCCTCGAAGGTCCCACCCTGCTGACGTCCGGCGCGGCGCTCGACCCGCGGGTCGCCGACGACCTGCGCCGGCTGGGCGTCGACCGTGTCCACCTCGTCGGCGGCACGGGCGTGCTCGGCGACGCCGTGCGCGCCTCCCTGGAGGACATGGGCATCGAGGTCGTGCGACTGGCCGGCAGCAACCGCATCACCACGGCCGGTGTCGTGGCCGACCGCATGGCGGCCTTCGGCGGCGGCCCGGCTGCCACGGCGATCGTGGCCCGGGCCGACGACTTCGCCGACGCCCTGGCCGCGGGCGGGCTGGCCGTGGTGGGCGGTGGAGCCGCCGACCGATCCCCTGTCCCGATCCTGCTGGTCGACGACGCCAGCGCGGGCGAGGTGGCCCGCATCGTGCAACGAACCACCGTCGCCGACGCCCCCCTCGTCGTGGCCGGTGGCGAGCAGGCCGTCTCCACCGCGGCCGCCGACGGGCTCGGCCGTGCCGTGCAACGGCTGGCCGGGGCCGACCGGTACCAGACGGCCGTCGCCCTGGCCGCGGCAGCCACCCGCGCCGGGGCCAGCCTCGACGTGCTCCTCCTCGCCTCGGGTGAACGATTCCCCGATGCCCTTGCGGGGGTGCCGGCCGCCGCAGCCATGGGCGGGCTCGTGCTGATCGTGCCGCCGGACGGACTGGAGGACTCCTCCTCGGGCGCCGGGTTCCTCCGGGCCAGCGCGGCCGTCGCCGACCGGGCCGCCCTGGTGGGCGGCGCCGCCGTGCTGCCCGAGGAGCTGCGCAGCAGCATCGCCCCGCTGCTGGTCGCCATCGAGTGA